A portion of the Polaribacter cellanae genome contains these proteins:
- a CDS encoding sialate O-acetylesterase has translation MKNLINFNMKSIVRKSLNFLFVFFCLNAQAEIWLPSILSDNMVLQQKSEATIWGWTTVPNEEIVVTGSWNNKSIAVKAYQGIWSLKLPTPIAGGPYKITIKGHEKHVLKNVLIGEVWLCSGQSNMEWTPSNGIDNAAEEIKNSTYSNIRFFTVPKHTSNYPQDNSYGEWKESSPETMKNFSAIGYFFGRKLHKKLGIPIGLINSSWGGTNIEVWIPKDVIKQAPALIKSMEKVSEQSWWPHYEGVAYNAMIYPLKNFNIAGTIWYQGESNRTNAAYYHQAFSMMINSWRDDWKKDFPFYFAEIAPFNYNSKTNIEAALIREAQLKTMQTVKNTGMVVTNDIGNLKNIHPSNKQEVGRRLALWAMAKTYGVKNIGFSSPIFKSLKIENKKAIITFDFVGEGLKLKGKEAKEFFIAGEDRKFYPAKAKIKGDKVELRSNKVKKPVAVRFAFTETAQPNLYNSYGLPAAAFRTDNWKE, from the coding sequence ATGAAGAATCTTATCAATTTTAACATGAAATCTATTGTGCGAAAAAGTTTAAATTTTTTGTTTGTCTTTTTTTGTTTGAATGCTCAGGCAGAAATATGGTTGCCCTCTATTCTATCAGATAATATGGTATTGCAACAAAAATCCGAAGCCACTATTTGGGGATGGACTACAGTGCCTAATGAAGAAATTGTTGTAACAGGATCTTGGAATAACAAAAGTATAGCTGTAAAAGCATATCAAGGTATTTGGTCTTTAAAATTACCAACACCTATTGCTGGTGGGCCTTATAAAATAACTATTAAAGGGCATGAAAAACACGTGCTTAAAAATGTGTTAATTGGCGAAGTTTGGTTATGTTCAGGACAATCTAATATGGAATGGACACCAAGTAATGGTATAGACAATGCAGCAGAAGAAATTAAAAATTCAACTTATTCTAATATCAGGTTTTTTACGGTTCCTAAGCATACATCAAATTATCCTCAAGATAATTCTTATGGAGAGTGGAAGGAAAGCTCACCTGAGACGATGAAAAATTTTAGTGCTATAGGATATTTTTTTGGAAGAAAATTACACAAAAAACTTGGCATTCCTATTGGGCTGATTAATTCAAGTTGGGGAGGTACAAACATAGAAGTTTGGATTCCTAAAGATGTAATAAAACAAGCGCCAGCTTTAATTAAGAGTATGGAAAAAGTCTCTGAACAAAGTTGGTGGCCTCATTACGAAGGAGTTGCATATAACGCTATGATTTACCCCTTAAAAAACTTTAACATAGCTGGTACTATTTGGTATCAAGGAGAATCTAATAGAACAAATGCAGCATACTATCATCAAGCTTTTTCGATGATGATAAATTCATGGAGAGACGATTGGAAAAAAGATTTTCCATTTTATTTTGCTGAAATAGCTCCTTTCAATTATAATTCTAAAACGAATATAGAGGCTGCTTTGATTCGTGAAGCGCAATTAAAAACGATGCAGACAGTTAAAAATACAGGAATGGTGGTTACCAATGATATTGGTAATCTAAAAAATATTCATCCATCTAACAAGCAAGAAGTAGGAAGACGTTTAGCCTTATGGGCAATGGCAAAAACTTATGGAGTAAAAAATATTGGTTTTAGTAGCCCTATTTTTAAATCGTTAAAAATAGAAAATAAAAAAGCAATAATAACTTTCGATTTTGTTGGAGAAGGTTTAAAATTGAAAGGAAAAGAGGCAAAAGAATTTTTTATTGCTGGAGAAGATCGAAAATTTTACCCTGCAAAAGCAAAAATAAAAGGAGATAAGGTTGAGTTGAGATCAAATAAAGTAAAAAAGCCTGTAGCAGTACGTTTTGCTTTTACGGAAACAGCACAACCAAACTTGTATAACAGTTATGGACTACCAGCAGCTGCATTTAGAACAGATAATTGGAAAGAGTAA
- a CDS encoding alkaline phosphatase family protein, which translates to MTFKFDKFCLSIILLFPLLFNSCSNSSQEKESLPTNKIVNKVLLIGIDGCRPDAMMEAKTPNLDALMENGTYSLDARCLYTTSSGPGWTSMLSGVWQNKHGVVNNSYKGAQFSKYPHFFKYIKEASPKSRTVSIVEWKPINKNMASLAADVFTNANSDADVKNKVANELLNNNPTALFVQLSNVDITGHRTGFSPQNPNYINAIETVDTQIGGMLDALKARKTYNNENWLILVSTDHGGLGTTHGGPSEEERTIFVIASGDNIPNKEIKKTTSQVTIPPVSNCLNSKYELKFDNTVVKISNNDNFNFGENQDFSIECRIRSKSPQDVSVLAKKNWSSGVQPGYIFSFKPNTNSFKVNVGDGANRIDVEAGEITDNQWHTVSATFDRDGLLKVYIDGVLKNSTSMATIGNINNNLPFTMGADGNLNYYYNGYLSEVRVFRSILSDTDINNWKCKVLDNSHPKYTNLLGHWKLTKGTGTTLNDFSSNKHNGIITNGVWNNARTSTVETVSNFNNTPRTVDVAVTALNHLCIPIKSSWNLEGKSIISTNCSNN; encoded by the coding sequence ATGACTTTTAAATTCGATAAATTTTGCCTTTCAATAATTTTGTTATTTCCATTATTGTTTAATAGCTGTAGTAATTCAAGTCAAGAAAAAGAAAGCCTTCCTACAAATAAAATTGTAAATAAAGTATTGCTTATTGGAATTGATGGTTGCAGACCAGATGCTATGATGGAAGCTAAAACACCAAACTTAGATGCTTTAATGGAAAATGGAACATATTCTTTAGATGCCAGATGTTTATATACGACAAGTAGTGGACCTGGCTGGACATCTATGTTAAGTGGAGTTTGGCAAAATAAACATGGTGTTGTAAACAATTCTTACAAAGGTGCTCAGTTTTCTAAATACCCGCATTTTTTTAAATATATTAAAGAAGCAAGTCCTAAAAGTAGAACAGTTTCTATTGTAGAATGGAAACCTATAAATAAAAATATGGCTTCATTAGCGGCAGATGTGTTTACTAACGCTAACTCAGATGCAGATGTTAAAAACAAAGTAGCTAATGAGTTGCTAAATAATAACCCTACTGCATTATTTGTGCAGCTTTCTAATGTAGATATTACAGGTCATAGAACTGGGTTCAGTCCCCAAAACCCCAACTACATAAATGCTATTGAAACAGTTGATACACAAATAGGAGGGATGTTAGATGCTTTAAAGGCTCGTAAAACCTATAATAATGAGAATTGGCTTATTTTGGTTAGCACCGATCATGGTGGTTTGGGAACTACGCATGGAGGTCCGTCCGAAGAAGAAAGAACCATATTTGTTATAGCAAGTGGAGATAATATTCCAAACAAAGAAATAAAAAAAACAACTTCTCAGGTAACTATTCCACCTGTTAGCAATTGTTTAAATAGTAAGTATGAGCTAAAATTTGATAACACAGTAGTGAAAATTTCGAATAATGATAATTTTAATTTCGGAGAAAATCAAGACTTTTCAATAGAATGTAGAATTCGTTCCAAATCTCCACAAGACGTTAGTGTTCTCGCTAAAAAAAACTGGAGTAGTGGAGTACAGCCAGGATACATTTTCTCATTCAAACCCAATACAAATAGTTTTAAAGTTAATGTTGGTGATGGTGCTAATAGAATTGATGTGGAAGCTGGTGAAATTACAGACAACCAATGGCATACAGTTAGTGCTACATTCGATAGAGATGGCTTGCTAAAGGTTTATATAGATGGTGTTTTAAAAAATAGCACGTCTATGGCTACAATTGGCAATATTAATAATAATCTTCCATTTACTATGGGAGCCGATGGTAATTTAAATTATTATTATAATGGCTATTTATCTGAAGTTAGAGTGTTCAGATCAATACTTAGTGATACTGATATTAACAATTGGAAATGTAAGGTGTTGGATAATTCTCATCCCAAGTATACAAACCTATTAGGGCACTGGAAACTAACAAAAGGGACTGGTACTACACTTAATGATTTTAGCAGTAATAAACATAATGGAATAATAACAAATGGTGTATGGAATAACGCAAGAACTAGTACAGTAGAAACAGTAAGTAATTTTAACAATACCCCAAGAACAGTAGATGTGGCAGTTACAGCTCTAAATCATTTATGTATTCCAATTAAAAGTAGTTGGAATTTAGAAGGGAAATCTATTATTAGTACAAATTGTTCCAATAATTAA
- a CDS encoding DUF6786 family protein: MIKMYLKSTLLFLCVITLISCKNKDSKQSNDTNTNVRKVINEASFEKGTFGYDKDFLQKNYKNTLVLESDDKKAILALSPELQGRVMTSSLNGNKGISFGWLNYDLIASKEIKEHINPTGGEERFWLGPEGGQYSIYFKPGKSFDFKNWYVPKVLDTEGFDVVEHNSNSAVFHKEMHLINYSGTKLDIDVNRKVSLLTKKQITDALQLKTEDFLVVAYETSNVVKNIGNADWKKESGLVSIWLLSMFTPSPETTIVVPIIEGAKSKLGIKVKDDYFGKVAGDRLKKTEQTIYFKADGASRGKIGISPARSTKFMGSYDAKNKTLTILEITAPNPTDSYVNSAWELQKKPYSGDVLNAYNDGPLEDGSQMGPFYELESSSPALALKVGKSYTHAQRIYHFKGKAEILNEIAKKTLKVSIDEINTAFK; the protein is encoded by the coding sequence ATGATTAAAATGTATTTAAAATCGACACTCTTATTTTTATGTGTGATTACATTAATTAGCTGTAAAAATAAAGATTCAAAACAATCGAACGATACTAATACTAATGTAAGAAAAGTAATAAATGAAGCCTCGTTTGAAAAAGGAACTTTTGGTTACGACAAAGATTTTCTTCAAAAAAACTATAAAAATACCTTAGTCTTAGAAAGTGATGATAAAAAAGCAATATTAGCACTGTCTCCTGAGTTACAAGGAAGAGTAATGACAAGTTCATTAAATGGAAATAAAGGAATTAGTTTTGGATGGTTAAACTACGATTTGATTGCTTCCAAAGAAATAAAAGAACATATTAACCCTACAGGAGGTGAAGAACGCTTTTGGTTGGGGCCAGAAGGTGGTCAGTATTCTATTTATTTTAAGCCAGGAAAGAGTTTCGATTTTAAAAATTGGTATGTACCAAAAGTTTTAGATACAGAAGGTTTTGATGTTGTGGAACACAATTCTAATAGTGCTGTCTTCCATAAAGAAATGCATTTAATTAATTATTCAGGAACAAAATTAGATATTGATGTCAATAGAAAAGTGTCATTACTTACTAAAAAACAAATAACCGATGCTTTGCAATTGAAAACGGAAGACTTTTTGGTAGTTGCCTATGAAACATCAAATGTTGTTAAAAATATAGGTAATGCAGATTGGAAAAAAGAATCTGGTTTGGTGTCAATTTGGTTGTTAAGTATGTTTACACCTTCCCCAGAAACAACAATTGTTGTTCCAATTATAGAAGGGGCTAAATCTAAGTTGGGGATAAAAGTAAAAGACGATTATTTTGGAAAAGTGGCAGGTGACCGCTTAAAAAAGACCGAGCAAACTATTTATTTTAAAGCAGATGGTGCCAGCAGAGGTAAAATTGGTATTTCCCCTGCAAGATCTACTAAATTTATGGGAAGTTATGATGCTAAAAATAAAACTTTAACCATTTTAGAAATCACAGCACCAAACCCAACCGATAGTTATGTAAACTCTGCGTGGGAACTACAAAAAAAACCATATTCAGGAGATGTCTTAAACGCATATAATGATGGTCCCTTGGAAGATGGTTCGCAAATGGGGCCTTTTTACGAGTTGGAAAGTTCATCACCGGCATTGGCATTAAAAGTAGGAAAAAGTTATACCCATGCACAACGCATTTATCACTTTAAAGGAAAAGCAGAAATTTTAAATGAAATAGCTAAAAAAACACTAAAAGTATCTATTGATGAAATAAATACAGCTTTTAAATGA
- a CDS encoding GH116 family glycosyl-hydrolase, giving the protein MVKKILVFILTILSFQLNAQNNGAEIYSGEQIKYIGMPIGGLTAGQVYLGGDGQLWYWDIFNIQRIQPGGPGDKFYVNPMAQDHQFNQGFAVRIKKLLPTTITPIVKSLNSDGFSNITFRGEYPMGKVTYKDDYFPVSVVLNSYSPFIPTDHESSDFPAVVMEYTMTNDSDSKVSVELFGWLQNMANFKMASVAQGKAQNKIIKSGDALQLFTSSIVDNEEGKDLPDYGNMSLTLLEGTDAWASPTAPRDIKYNLAEVDKSNKNFAEVKLGNKLTGVIGKEVELNAGESKTLTFVLSWYFPNVHRKESGFHPLKNKQNLRNYYSKKFTSSADVANKIVANTTKYLETTKLWNKIWYNSSLPTWFLDRTFINTSILATTSCYRLDDLTDNPDNENRFYTMEGVYLGEGTCTHVFHYEQALGRVFPSLARQLRTQIDYGLSFKENGIIGYRGEFSGLGRQFNQKASGYAVDGQAGTILRAYREHTTSSDKNFLKTYWPKIKKSVEYMIAHDAEKSVKPDGVLEGIQYNTLDKEWYGKNTWHSSLYNAALQAGAAMAIEIGDKKFAKKCTTIAKFGKKNMTDQLFDGEYFINIPDSDNTENPNTNIGCHIDQVLGQSWAIQVGLPRVLPKKETISALKSIYKYNYQKDVGKYLDTSTIKNFRFYALPGEAGTIMCTFPKGGALASKGTKAAEWDNLVVGYFSECMTGFTYQAAGHMIAEGLVDEGMTMIKAIHDRYQPQKRNPYNEIEYGNHYTRAMSSYGAFIAASGFTLNEPNGKIGFSPKINPEAFKSAFITGNSWGTFSQKIEKNSVEASLEIAYGQLKLQNISLDQLPSSKNFNVMLNGKKIKAKLKKKENRIILSFKEILLSKDDIIKIEIN; this is encoded by the coding sequence ATGGTTAAAAAAATATTAGTATTCATTTTAACAATTTTGTCATTCCAATTAAATGCACAAAATAATGGTGCTGAAATTTACTCGGGCGAACAAATAAAATATATTGGAATGCCAATTGGAGGTTTAACGGCAGGGCAAGTTTATTTAGGAGGAGATGGGCAATTGTGGTATTGGGATATTTTTAATATTCAACGAATTCAACCAGGAGGTCCTGGAGATAAATTCTATGTCAACCCGATGGCACAAGACCATCAATTTAACCAAGGTTTTGCAGTTCGTATTAAAAAATTATTACCCACAACAATAACACCTATCGTTAAATCACTTAATAGCGATGGGTTTTCTAATATTACGTTTAGAGGAGAGTATCCTATGGGAAAAGTGACTTATAAAGACGACTATTTTCCAGTTTCGGTAGTCTTAAATTCGTATTCACCATTTATTCCAACAGATCACGAATCTTCAGATTTTCCAGCGGTAGTTATGGAATATACGATGACGAATGATTCAGACTCTAAAGTGTCCGTCGAATTATTTGGATGGCTTCAAAATATGGCAAATTTTAAAATGGCAAGTGTTGCCCAAGGAAAAGCTCAGAATAAAATTATAAAATCGGGCGATGCTCTTCAATTGTTTACATCATCTATCGTCGATAACGAAGAAGGCAAAGATTTACCAGATTATGGTAACATGTCTTTAACCCTTTTAGAAGGAACGGATGCTTGGGCATCACCAACAGCGCCAAGAGATATAAAATACAATTTAGCAGAAGTAGATAAATCAAACAAAAATTTCGCCGAAGTAAAATTAGGAAATAAATTAACAGGTGTTATCGGGAAAGAAGTCGAATTAAATGCAGGAGAAAGTAAAACATTAACCTTTGTGCTGTCTTGGTACTTTCCAAATGTGCATCGTAAAGAAAGTGGTTTTCATCCTCTAAAAAATAAACAGAATTTAAGGAATTATTATAGTAAAAAATTTACATCATCTGCAGATGTTGCAAACAAAATTGTAGCAAATACAACCAAATATTTAGAAACGACCAAATTATGGAATAAAATATGGTATAATTCGTCTTTACCTACGTGGTTTTTAGATAGAACATTTATAAATACAAGTATTTTGGCAACAACATCCTGTTATCGTTTGGACGATTTAACAGATAATCCAGACAATGAAAATCGTTTTTATACGATGGAAGGTGTATATTTAGGAGAAGGAACATGTACACATGTGTTTCATTACGAACAAGCATTGGGCAGGGTGTTTCCAAGTTTGGCAAGACAATTAAGAACACAAATAGATTATGGTTTGTCTTTTAAAGAAAATGGTATTATTGGTTATAGAGGAGAATTTAGTGGTTTGGGAAGACAGTTCAATCAAAAAGCGAGTGGCTATGCTGTAGATGGGCAAGCAGGAACCATTTTAAGAGCCTATAGAGAACACACCACTTCTTCCGATAAAAATTTTTTAAAAACATACTGGCCAAAAATTAAGAAAAGTGTGGAATATATGATTGCTCATGATGCAGAAAAATCAGTAAAACCAGACGGTGTTTTAGAAGGTATTCAATACAATACCTTAGATAAAGAATGGTATGGTAAAAACACATGGCATAGTAGCTTGTACAATGCTGCCCTACAAGCAGGTGCTGCTATGGCAATAGAAATAGGAGACAAAAAGTTTGCTAAAAAATGTACAACAATTGCCAAATTTGGGAAAAAAAATATGACAGACCAACTATTTGATGGCGAGTATTTTATAAATATTCCAGATTCTGATAATACTGAGAACCCAAATACAAATATTGGTTGTCATATCGATCAAGTATTAGGGCAATCTTGGGCAATTCAAGTAGGATTACCACGAGTATTACCAAAAAAAGAAACCATTAGTGCTTTAAAATCTATTTATAAATATAATTACCAAAAGGATGTTGGAAAGTATTTAGACACATCAACTATCAAAAACTTTCGTTTTTATGCCTTGCCAGGGGAAGCAGGTACTATTATGTGTACGTTTCCTAAAGGTGGGGCATTAGCATCTAAAGGTACAAAAGCTGCTGAATGGGATAATTTAGTAGTGGGGTATTTTAGTGAATGTATGACTGGCTTTACCTATCAAGCAGCTGGGCATATGATTGCAGAAGGACTGGTAGATGAGGGAATGACGATGATCAAAGCTATACATGATCGTTATCAGCCTCAAAAAAGAAATCCTTATAACGAGATTGAATATGGTAATCATTATACCAGAGCAATGTCTAGCTATGGTGCTTTTATCGCAGCTTCTGGTTTTACTTTAAATGAGCCGAATGGAAAAATTGGTTTTTCACCAAAAATTAACCCAGAAGCTTTTAAATCGGCATTTATTACAGGAAATAGTTGGGGAACCTTCAGCCAAAAAATTGAAAAAAATAGCGTGGAAGCTAGTTTAGAAATAGCTTATGGCCAATTAAAATTACAAAATATTAGTTTGGACCAATTGCCATCGTCTAAAAATTTTAATGTAATGCTTAACGGAAAAAAGATAAAAGCCAAATTAAAGAAAAAAGAGAACAGAATTATCCTATCTTTTAAAGAAATATTACTTTCAAAAGATGATATAATAAAGATTGAAATAAATTAA
- a CDS encoding SusD/RagB family nutrient-binding outer membrane lipoprotein: MKNIIIKSALFLILVGTFNSCLDYEDLRENPNSPNAVPPSLIFTNLTPRVSSSFTGGYSRMQYHIYIPTDGTSKVNFRGGFGGGFNYGTIRNIDKMNEEAEASNAPVYKILGKFFKARSFIEMTRRMGDVPLTEANKGAEIPRPKYDTSKSVYIQSLNWLDEANKELGEFISANPGFLLDGDLYFKGNLKKWQKLINSYTLRILISLHKKANDADVNVKSRFNAIINNPSTYPILTSLADNAQFEYKNEDGFRQSYNPNSAVSKPSINYAKYYIDMLKSYQDPRLFSVADPTQEAVDANPDLVAVTANFDSYSGADATANPADNVTGNLNGKFSKPNDEKYWNFVGQPGVLLSYWEQEFTIAEAAHRGWISENAKTHYDNAITASMEWYGVDSSKITAYLTNVNSSYVAGTIGLNRILEQKYLAFAENSGTEAFFNFRRTGIPNLPFSSFNIGDQDPGYPVRWSYPSSELSNNEVNYKAALVSQFGEESDDVDFLIWELKD; this comes from the coding sequence ATGAAAAATATAATAATAAAATCGGCTCTATTCTTGATTTTGGTAGGAACATTTAATAGTTGTTTAGATTATGAAGACTTAAGGGAAAATCCGAACAGCCCCAATGCAGTTCCTCCGAGTTTAATATTTACGAACCTAACGCCACGTGTATCATCATCATTTACTGGAGGGTATTCTAGAATGCAATACCACATATATATTCCTACAGATGGAACTTCTAAAGTTAATTTTAGAGGTGGTTTTGGAGGTGGTTTTAATTATGGAACCATCCGTAATATCGATAAAATGAACGAGGAAGCAGAGGCTTCGAATGCACCTGTATATAAAATTTTAGGTAAGTTTTTTAAAGCTAGAAGCTTTATTGAAATGACAAGACGTATGGGAGATGTGCCTTTAACAGAAGCAAATAAAGGAGCTGAAATACCAAGACCAAAATACGATACTTCGAAATCGGTATATATACAAAGTTTAAATTGGTTAGATGAAGCGAACAAAGAACTAGGAGAATTTATAAGTGCAAACCCAGGTTTTCTTCTTGATGGCGACCTTTATTTTAAGGGTAATTTAAAAAAATGGCAAAAACTAATAAATTCTTATACCTTAAGAATTCTAATTTCGTTGCATAAAAAAGCAAACGATGCAGATGTAAATGTAAAAAGTCGTTTTAATGCTATTATTAACAACCCTTCTACATATCCTATTTTAACTAGTTTAGCAGACAATGCCCAGTTCGAATATAAAAACGAAGATGGTTTTAGACAATCTTATAATCCAAATAGTGCTGTATCGAAACCTTCTATAAACTATGCTAAGTATTATATAGATATGCTTAAAAGCTATCAGGATCCTCGTTTGTTTTCAGTTGCAGATCCAACACAAGAGGCTGTAGATGCAAACCCAGATTTGGTGGCAGTAACAGCAAATTTCGATTCTTACAGTGGCGCAGATGCTACAGCTAATCCTGCAGATAACGTTACAGGAAATTTAAATGGAAAATTTAGCAAACCTAATGACGAAAAATATTGGAATTTTGTAGGACAACCAGGAGTTCTTTTAAGTTACTGGGAACAAGAATTTACAATAGCAGAAGCTGCTCATAGAGGATGGATATCTGAAAATGCTAAAACACATTATGATAATGCAATAACTGCTTCTATGGAATGGTATGGAGTCGACAGCAGCAAAATTACAGCGTACTTAACGAATGTTAATTCTAGTTATGTCGCAGGAACTATCGGGTTAAATAGAATATTAGAACAAAAGTATTTGGCTTTTGCAGAAAATTCGGGTACAGAAGCATTTTTTAACTTTAGAAGAACTGGTATACCAAACTTACCATTCTCTAGTTTTAATATTGGTGATCAAGACCCTGGATATCCAGTGCGTTGGTCTTATCCTAGCTCTGAACTTTCTAATAACGAAGTAAATTACAAGGCAGCATTAGTAAGCCAATTTGGTGAAGAATCTGATGATGTCGATTTCCTTATTTGGGAACTAAAAGACTAA